From the genome of Sander lucioperca isolate FBNREF2018 chromosome 1, SLUC_FBN_1.2, whole genome shotgun sequence, one region includes:
- the slitrk2 gene encoding SLIT and NTRK-like protein 2 has product MLSGVLLLSVLTVTSLSPSETESRKTSASKEICKSRCTCDERENILNINCESKGFTTVSQFQAPPNKISQFFLNGNFLSRLSANEFVNYGNVTSLHLGNNGLQEIRTGAFNGLRFLKRLHLNNNNLEVIKEDTFAGLESLEYLQADYNYISAIELGAFSKLNKLKVLILNDNLLLSLPPNIFRFVLLTHLDLRGNRLKMLPFSGVLEHIGGIMEIQLEENPWNCTCDLIPLKSWLDTISVFVGDIVCETPFRLHGKDITQLIKQDLCPRRNAGERAHPPSDSHFQGALPPTYHPGVITPSRPPKASRPPKMRYRPTPRITKDKHVFGPIMVYQTRSPVPMLCPSVCVCTSQNPDSGLNINCQERKLHNISELNPKPSYPKKLHLTGNYLQVIYRTDLTEYSSLELLHLGNNRIAVIQEAAFENLTNLRRLYLNGNYIESLSQSLFAGLQSLQYLYLEYNIIKDILPQTFNSLHNLQLLFLNNNLLRSLPDNVFGGTMLTRLNLRNNHFSYLAVRGVLDQLSAFIQIDLQENPWDCTCDIVALKNWMELSSTSVVVNEITCDSPSKHAGRLLRSLRNEAICPEPSEAPPPQHAPPTKAPTLISPGTEATTPSSSSSFSSVSPTESRIHAPELHPEVPLSVLILGLLVVFILSVCFGAGLFVFVLKRRKGVEHVPTGANNLDLNSFQVQYGSYTPEPTQDKTSESHVYNYIPPPVGSMCQNPIYMQKDGEQVAYYRNLKELSFGPLDAKKDVLSPGAYTISTMDFMDKSPTSCGLATPDPPEMLYQNLGERPHKELPTAAGAPPFHYNFCTLPKRPCIVPPYEAATARRHITNQDRLNKTVLYGTPRKYYGAEHLSKNNEHPLLLPGKLKTEPDYLEVLEKQTAMSQL; this is encoded by the coding sequence ATGCTGAGCGGCGTCCTCTTGCTGAGCGTCCTCACGGTCACCAGCCTGTCACCGTCCGAAACGGAGAGCCGGAAAACTTCAGCCTCCAAAGAGATCTGCAAGAGCCGCTGCACCTGCGACGAGCGGGAGAACATCCTCAACATAAACTGTGAGAGTAAAGGATTTACCACCGTCAGTCAGTTCCAGGCGCCCCCAAATAAAATCTCCCAGTTTTTTCTAAACGGAAACTTCCTGTCACGGCTCAGCGCCAATGAGTTTGTCAATTATGGCAATGTCACCTCACTGCATCTGGGGAATAACGGCTTGCAGGAGATCCGAACCGGCGCATTTAACGGGCTGCGCTTCCTGAAGCGGCTCCACttgaacaacaacaacctggAAGTAATTAAAGAGGACACATTTGCGGGACTGGAGAGTTTGGAGTATTTACAGGCAGACTATAATTACATCAGCGCCATAGAGCTGGGCGCTTTCAGTAAGCTGAACAAGCTCAAAGTGTTGATCCTGAACGACAACCTGCTGTTGTCTTTGCCTCCCAACATTTTCCGCTTTGTGCTCCTCACCCATTTGGATTTACGCGGCAACCGGCTCAAGATGCTGCCGTTCTCCGGGGTTTTAGAGCACATAGGCGGCATCATGGAGATCCAGCTGGAGGAGAACCCGTGGAACTGCACCTGTGATCTGATTCCCCTCAAATCCTGGCTGGACACCATTTCCGTCTTTGTGGGGGACATAGTGTGCGAGACGCCGTTCAGGCTGCACGGTAAAGACATCACTCAGCTCATAAAGCAGGATCTGTGCCCGCGCAGGAATGCTGGTGAGCGTGCTCACCCCCCCTCTGACTCTCACTTTCAAGGGGCCCTGCCCCCGACCTACCACCCCGGCGTGATCACCCCCAGCCGTCCCCCGAAAGCTTCCCGCCCGCCCAAAATGCGCTACAGGCCCACCCCTCGCATCACAAAGGACAAACATGTCTTTGGGCCTATAATGGTTTACCAGACGCGCTCCCCTGTGCCCATGTTATGTcccagtgtgtgcgtgtgcacgtCACAAAACCCTGACAGTGGATTGAACATCAATTGCCAAGAGCGGAAGTTACATAACATCAGTGAGCTGAACCCCAAGCCCTCATACCCAAAGAAACTCCACCTGACCGGTAACTACTTACAAGTGATTTACAGAACGGATCTGACCGAGTACAGCTCACTGGAGCTGCTTCATTTAGGAAACAACAGGATAGCAGTGATTCAGGAAGCTGCATTTGAGAATCTAACAAACCTCAGACGGCTCTATCTGAATGGGAATTACATTGAATCCCTTTCTCAATCCCTCTTCGCTGGCCTGCAGTCGCTCCAGTATCTGTATTTGGAATATAACATTATCAAAgacattttaccgcaaacttttAACTCTTTGCATAACCTTCAGCTGCTTTTCCTGAACAACAACCTGTTAAGATCGCTCCCTGACAATGTTTTTGGCGGCACCATGCTTACACGACTCAACCTGAGGAATAACCATTTCTCCTACCTTGCAGTTCGAGGGGTTCTAGACCAGCTTTCAGCATTTATCCAGATCGACCTACAGGAGAACCCCTGGGACTGCACGTGTGACATTGTGGCACTCAAAAACTGGATGGAGCTGTCCAGTACCAGCGTCGTGGTTAACGAAATCACTTGCGATTCGCCGTCCAAACACGCAGGTCGCCTGCTGCGCTCGCTTCGCAACGAGGCCATCTGCCCCGAGCCCAGCGAGGCACCCCCGCCACAACATGCACCCCCTACAAAAGCCCCCACATTAATAAGCCCTGGCACTGAGGCCACCaccccttcctcctcttcttcttttagCTCAGTCAGCCCCACCGAATCCCGAATCCACGCTCCTGAGTTACACCCCGAGGTCCCACTCTCAGTCCTGATTCTCGGACTTCTTGTTGTTTTCATCCTTTCAGTCTGCTTCGGCGCAGGCCTCTTTGTTTTTGTCCTGAAGCGGCGCAAAGGAGTGGAGCATGTCCCCACAGGCGCCAACAACTTGGATCTCAACTCTTTTCAAGTGCAATATGGCTCCTACACTCCTGAACCCACCCAAGACAAAACCTCTGAGAGCCACGTTTATAACTACATCCCCCCACCTGTGGGCTCCATGTGCCAAAACCCAATTTACATGCAGAAGGATGGCGAACAGGTGGCGTATTACCGCAACCTGAAGGAGCTCAGCTTTGGGCCCCTTGACGCAAAGAAAGACGTCCTCAGTCCAGGGGCCTACACAATCAGCACAATGGATTTTATGGATAAATCTCCAACATCATGTGGTCTGGCCACCCCGGATCCTCCCGAGATGTTGTATCAAAACTTAGGGGAGAGGCCCCacaaggagcttcccacagctgCAGGCGCCCCTCCTTTCCATTACAACTTTTGCACTTTACCTAAGAGACCTTGCATCGTGCCCCCCTACGAAGCTGCGACAGCCCGGCGGCATATCACCAACCAGGACAGGTTGAACAAAACTGTCCTGTACGGGACCCCCAGGAAATACTACGGGGCTGAACAcctttccaaaaacaatgagcACCCGCTTCTGCTCCCTGGGAAGCTAAAAACAGAACCAGACTATTTGGAGGTTCTGGAGAAACAGACTGCGATGAGCCAACTGTAA